Genomic segment of Cottoperca gobio chromosome 6, fCotGob3.1, whole genome shotgun sequence:
GAGAGTAGCTAGTGGTTGCTATCACCATGAAAGTCAGGGCAAAGCTCAGAGCTACTGAGAGATAGTGAGAGGACTGCACTGGGGAATATCTACCCAGGGAATACAATGCGTTTTCAGCCCATTAAATTGGATAAACATATGGCTTACTGTAGGAGATGAGAGTCATGGACATCAGCAGGAAAACAGTGGAAAGTAGGTGCGTTTCAATTCTCATTCTGGTCATCTTTACACTTGTAATGTCTTCTTGTTGACAACTGGTGAGGCTTTTTTTCATTGTCGTTTTCATGGCTTGTAAGGGTGTAATTCAGCATCATAATCACACAATTGCTGCTACATGCAGCATCATATGCTGATGCAGTATTACAAAGATGCATTACATTGTTgcagacttgttttgtttctctccagATCAATAACTCCAGAGTGGCGGTGGAAGAGCATTAATGGGATGccatgaaatgtatttgaagACACCAACATCCTACCTCAGTGAAACCCTTGTCTGGCACTGAATTGATGTGGAGGACCGGTGGTGTATCAGAGACTGGGCAAGATGGGTAATGCCATGCGGGGCGCCGTTGCCTTCATTCCCTCGGAGCGCTGTCAACGCTTCCTAGTGGGGGACCTGAAGGAGATGCCACTTGATCGGACCCTGGACCTGAGCAGCCGGCAGTTGCGTCGGCTGCCTGTTGCTGCCTGTGTCTTCGATGAGCTGGTGAAGCTCTACCTGAGTGGCAACAACCTCAGCTGCTTACCGGCTGAACTGCAGGGTCTGAAGAAGCTGCAGCTCCTGGCCCTGGACTTCAACTGCTTTGAAGAGCTCCCTGCAGCTGTTTGCAGGTTGCCCCAGCTCAGCATCCTTTACCTGGGTAACAACAGGCTTTACAGCCTCCCCAGAGAACTGAGGGAGCTGAAGGAACTTAATACTCTGTGGCTGGAGACTAATTGCTTCACTGTTTTCCCTCAGGTGATTTGTGAGCTCCCTAATCTCAAGACCCTGCACCTTGGTTATAACCAGATACAGAGTTTACCAAGAGAGCTTAGAGGGCTGGAAGAGCTGAGAAGTATCTGGCTTGCTGGGAACCAGCTGGCAGCGTTCCCAGCAGTGTTGCTGGAAATGCACTTTCTAGCCGTTGTTGATGTGGATCGGAACAAAATACGTTACTTCCCAGGCCTGTCTCACATGCAGGGGTTGAAACTTGTTATCTATGACCACAACCCCTGCGTTAATGCCCCAGTGGTGGGCGAGGGGGTCAGAAGAGTAGGACGCTGGGCAGACTGCTCAGATGATGAGCAGGAAGATGACAGGGCAAAAGAAGCGAGTGAGACTACAGTAGAGGTCACGGAGGTACACCCTGAAGAGGAGCACAACATTTAGGGTCAAGGAACAAAGTGACCTTCAGCCGTGGCGAGGCCCCATGACGTTCAAGTGGAACACTTAACGCCAAGTGGTGTGTTGTACATCAGGCTGATGGCATTTGGACCATATATGGTAAAGCCaagtagtaaaaaaaacatgtgtgtgaaagCGGAAATTTGAATcctgaaataaaacaagtttttgTTATGATATGATATGTTTTGTTATCTATACTGTATGAAATGCTAGTGTCTTATTTGAATCAGTAAGACTCTGTGTATGCCTTCAAATGATGGCTGCATGTATATTGTAAATTGCTATTAATTTCCAACAACATCAGATGTTCAGTtagtcaaaacatttttaactattttatcTTCTGgtacaatatatgtattttgGGATTTCACAGAATTGTGTAGCATATCTGTGGAATCAAAACAGCACTGGTGTTGGTATGTTTACTTGATAAGTATTAtaagtgtgttagtgtgtttgcaagacacttttacatttgaaaaactatAGAATTGGCTGCGCAAGTTGGTCAGTATGGCAGGGATTGAGGAAAATAAAAGGATTCTTTACACACATTCTTGTTCGAGCAGATTC
This window contains:
- the lrrc10 gene encoding LOW QUALITY PROTEIN: leucine-rich repeat-containing protein 10 (The sequence of the model RefSeq protein was modified relative to this genomic sequence to represent the inferred CDS: inserted 3 bases in 2 codons; substituted 1 base at 1 genomic stop codon), which gives rise to MPXNVFEDTNXPTSVKPLSGTELMWRTGGVSETXGKMGNAMRGAVAFIPSERCQRFLVGDLKEMPLDRTLDLSSRQLRRLPVAACVFDELVKLYLSGNNLSCLPAELQGLKKLQLLALDFNCFEELPAAVCRLPQLSILYLGNNRLYSLPRELRELKELNTLWLETNCFTVFPQVICELPNLKTLHLGYNQIQSLPRELRGLEELRSIWLAGNQLAAFPAVLLEMHFLAVVDVDRNKIRYFPGLSHMQGLKLVIYDHNPCVNAPVVGEGVRRVGRWADCSDDEQEDDRAKEASETTVEVTEVHPEEEHNI